A section of the Ranitomeya imitator isolate aRanImi1 chromosome 7, aRanImi1.pri, whole genome shotgun sequence genome encodes:
- the LOC138646113 gene encoding cerebellar degeneration-related antigen 1-like, with amino-acid sequence MTPCRWRTPCYWRTPCRWRTPCCWREDTLLLEDTLPLEDTLPLEDTPPLEDTLLLEDTLLLEDTLLLEDTLLLDDELLEDTLPLEDTLPLEDTLPLEDTRPLEDTLLLEDTLLLEDTLLLDDELLEDTLPLEDTLPLEDTRPLEDTLPLEDTLPLEDTLLLEDTRLLEGGHPATGGHPAAGGHPATGGHPAAGGRPAARGHPAAGGRTPCRWRTPCRWRTPCR; translated from the coding sequence ATGACACCCTGCCGCTGGAGGACACCCTGCTACTGGAGGACACCCTGCCGCTGGAGGACACCCTGCTGCTGGAGGGAGGACACCCTGCTGCTGGAGGACACCCTGCCGCTGGAGGACACCCTGCCGCTGGAGGACACCCCGCCGCTGGAGGACACCCTGCTGCTGGAGGACACCCTGCTGCTGGAGGACACCCTGCTGCTGGAGGACACCCTGCTGCTAGATGACGAGCTGCTAGAGGACACCCTGCCGCTGGAGGACACCCTGCCGCTGGAGGACACCCTGCCGCTGGAGGACACCCGGCCGCTGGAGGACACCCTGCTGCTGGAGGACACCCTGCTGCTGGAGGACACCCTGCTGCTAGATGACGAGCTGCTAGAGGACACCCTGCCGCTGGAGGACACCCTGCCGCTGGAGGACACCCGGCCGCTGGAGGACACCCTGCCACTGGAGGACACCCTGCCGCTGGAGGACACCCTGCTGCTGGAGGACACCCGGCTGCTGGAGGGAGGACACCCTGCCACTGGAGGACACCCTGCCGCTGGAGGACACCCTGCCACTGGAGGACACCCTGCCGCTGGAGGACGCCCTGCCGCTAGAGGACACCCTGCTGCTGGAGGGAGGACACCCTGCCGCTGGAGGACACCCTGCCGCTGGAGGACACCCTGCCGCTAG